In the Quercus lobata isolate SW786 chromosome 5, ValleyOak3.0 Primary Assembly, whole genome shotgun sequence genome, one interval contains:
- the LOC115991876 gene encoding putative disease resistance protein RGA3 isoform X3: protein MKKHKLNRTIANFLLSVHFLLCYQSKLNFQSPLTMAADALLTDLFKQLASTIFQLAKEEIKLLGGVDDEVQKLQDKLGFIKAIMDDAEERHAVKQRTEKLWLGKLQDKYYEMDDVLDTWSTARIKAKIEKEEGKPEIEEEGGKPADITTPAVVKKKVSSFFPSPSCCFNLPLRHDLGHKIKTLNEKLDGIFNDREKYGINFNRQPEVVERPITTSFVDESNIIGRDNYREELLSNLLGVGSPKERKPRVISLVGMGGLGKTTLAQIAYNHSEVKAHFDQRMWVCVSDPFDQCKVAKAIIQELVPTHESLNNTTSTLQALLRIVCDLIRDKKYFLVFDDVWAKDSIKESEKWEPFKNALTCGAGSKILVTTRNEEVAHMMGSAKTDIINLGNLSVEHCWLIINKMAFSDDYGEQSRDLEELGKQLANKCKGLPLAAKILGSYLRGKMSKKEWEKVLHDDLWKLEDLENGLLGPFFLSYYELSSSEKQCFLFCAVFPKDYQFNKFELIINWMAQGYINSKGNMEMEVRAEHYFENLAMRSFFQDFKKDDNDGEIVSCKMHDIVHDFAESMAKDVCFKINYRGDKVEKDFKRARHLSLIFRGTFPEFVYEAKNLRFLNLDFISSRIVQPKLFDHLTCLRTLHLEGESILELPNEVEKLMHLRLLKLSCEEIEELPESICNLCNLQSLDVSNCLELEKLPKGIGKLINLRHLLLPDERCESFDDGIIGHKIMSFPKGFGRLTCLKALGYFPVGKGEEICKLGELEHLNHIQGKLQIYGLSDVVDSGAIKNTLKNKNHLRVLYLNFYTLDKMEGEEEETEEERRRKMEKDVAILNALEPPPRLESLKIYFYKGTTMYPNWMMSKLTYLKSLMIKFCPNLEQLPPLGKLPLLEELWIEFARMIRKVGDEFLGIDIEEEELSESSKDIIIFPNLKSLEFIGLHKWEEWSGMGGTIEEEEEEDNSANAFVTNNTPKIKIMPLLHSLGIRNCGKLKSLPDYLRNTPLLQELYISGCPILKQRCERGRGDYWPNISHIPNIKIHYNMFGLQRDGQLPESIDSE from the exons ATGAAGAAGCACAAACTCAACCGCACTATTGCTAATTTCCTACTTTCTGTTCATTTCTTGCTGTGTTATCAATCCAAACTTAACTTTCAGTCTCCATTAACTATGGCAGCTGATGCACTACTTACTGATCTCTTTAAGCAGTTGGCTTCAACCATTTTTCAGCTGGCTAAAGAAGAGATCAAGTTGCTTGGTGGCGTTGATGATGAAGTCCAAAAGCTTCAAGACAAGCTCGGATTCATCAAGGCAATAATGGACGATGCCGAGGAAAGACATGCAGTGAAGCAGCGTACTGAGAAGCTTTGGTTAGGGAAGCTCCAAGACAAATACTACGAGATGGACGACGTTTTGGACACCTGGAGCACTGCAAGGATCAAAGCAAagatagagaaagaagaaggaaaaccaGAGATAGAGGAAGAAGGAGGAAAACCAGCTGATATTACCACTCCAGCTGTTGTGAAGAAGAAGGTAAGCTCCTTCTTCCCATCTCCATCATGTTGTTTTAACCTTCCACTGCGTCATGATCTTGGTCACAAGATTAAAACACTGAATGAAAAATTAGATGGGATTTTCAATGACAGAGAGAAGTATGGGATTAACTTTAACAGGCAACCTGAAGTAGTTGAGCGACCGATAACTACATCCTTTGTGGATGAGTCTAATATAATTGGTCGTGATAACTATAGGGAGGAGCTGTTGAGCAACCTCTTGGGCGTGGGTAGTCCAAAGGAAAGAAAACCCCGTGTCATATCTTTGGTGGGCATGGGAGGTCTTGGAAAAACCACTCTTGCCCAAATAGCCTACAATCATAGTGAGGTGAAGGCCCATTTTGATCAaaggatgtgggtttgtgtttctgaTCCTTTTGATCAATGCAAGGTTGCCAAAGCAATCATTCAGGAGCTTGTCCCTACACATGAATCCCTTAATAATACTACTTCTACATTGCAAGCTCTATTGCGTATAGTTTGTGATTTGATTAGGGACAAGAAGtactttcttgtttttgatGATGTGTGGGCTAAAGACTCCATAAAAGAGTCTGAAAAGTGGGAGCCTTTCAAAAATGCTCTCACATGTGGTGCCGGTAGTAAAATTTTAGTCACCACACGTAATGAGGAAGTAGCGCACATGATGGGGAGCGCCAAAACCGACATTATCAATTTAGGGAATTTGTCAGTCGAGCATTGCTGGTTGATTATCAATAAAATGGCATTTTCTGATGACTATGGAGAGCAAAGTAGGGATTTAGAAGAGTTGGGTAAACAACTAGCAAATAAGTGTAAAGGTTTGCCACTTGCTGCAAAGATTCTAGGGAGTTACCTACGTGGCAAGATGAGTAAAAAAGAGTGGGAAAAGGTTTTGCACGATGATTTATGGAAATTAGAAGATCTTGAAAATGGTCTTTTGGGGCcattttttttgagttattatGAATTGTCCTCATCAGAGAAACaatgtttcttattttgtgcTGTCTTTCCAAAAGATTATCAATTCAATAAATTTGAGTTAATCATCAATTGGATGGCACAAGGATATATCAACTCAAAAGGAAATATGGAGATGGAAGTCAGAGCAGAGCACTACTTTGAAAATTTAGCCATGCGCTCTTTTTTTCAAGACTTTAAGAAAGATGATAATGATGGTGAAATTGTAAGTTGCAAAATGCACGATATAGTGCATGACTTTGCGGAATCAATGGCTAAAGATGTGTgcttcaaaatcaattatagGGGTGACAAGGTTGAGAAAGACTTTAAGAGGGCTCGCCATTTGTCTTTAATATTCAGAGGAACATTTCCTGAGTTTGTCTATGAAGCGAAAAATCTACGCTTtctaaatttggattttatttcttCTCGGATTGTCCAACCCAAGTTATTCGACCATTTGACATGTCTACGTACATTACATTTGGAAGGTGAGTCCATTTTGGAACTTCCAAATGAGGTGGAAAAATTGATGCATTTAAGATTACTCAAGTTATCTTGTGAAGAGATAGAAGAATTGCCAGAAAGTATAtgtaatttatgtaatttacaAAGTTTGGATGTTAGTAATTGTTTGGAACTAGAGAAATTACCCAAGGGGATAGgtaaactaattaatttaagaCACCTCCTCCTCCCGGATGAACGTTGTGAATCTTTTGATGATGGCATTATTGGGCATAAAATAATGTCGTTTCCGAAGGGATTTGGGAGATTAACTTGTCTTAAAGCATTAGGATACTTTCCTGTAGGTAAGGGCGAAGAAATATGTAAACTGGGAGAATTAGAACATTTGAACCACATTCAAGGGAAACTTCAAATATACGGGTTGAGTGATGTGGTAGATTCTGGTGCGATCAAGAATACATTGAAGAACAAGAACCACCTCCGTGTTTTGTATCTAAATTTTTACACATTAGATAAAATGGAAGGGGAAGAGGAAGAGacagaggaagaaagaagaagaaaaatggagaaAGATGTAGCCATTCTAAATGCCTTAGAGCCACCTCCCCGCTTGGaatctttaaaaatttatttttataagggCACCACAATGTATCCTAATTGGATGATGTCCAAATTGACCTATTTGAAAAGCCTTATGATCAAATTTTGCCCAAACCTAGAGCAGTTGCCTCCTTTGGGGAAGCTGCCGTTGCTCGAAGAATTATGGATAGAGTTCGCTCGAATGATTCGAAAGGTGGGAGATGAATTTTTGGGAATAgacatagaagaagaagaattatcAGAATCATCCAAAGACATCATCATATTCCCAAACCTTAAATCTCTCGAATTTATTGGATTGCATAAGTGGGAAGAATGGAGTGGGATGGGAGGaacaatagaagaagaagaagaagaagataatagtGCTAATGCTTTTGTTACTAATAAtactccaaaaattaaaataatgccaCTTCTTCATTCCTTGGGAATTCGGAATTGCGGCAAGCTAAAGTCTCTGCCAGACTACCTGCGTAATACTCCATTACTACAGGAATTGTATATCTCTGGATGTCCAATTCTCAAGCAGCGTTGCGAAAGAGGGAGAGGAGATTACTGGCCCAACATTTCTCACATTCCAAACATCAAAATTCATTATAATATGTTTGGGTTGCAAAGAGACGGTCAACTTCCAGAGAGCATTGATTCAGAG TAA
- the LOC115991876 gene encoding putative disease resistance protein RGA3 isoform X2, with product MKKHKLNRTIANFLLSVHFLLCYQSKLNFQSPLTMAADALLTDLFKQLASTIFQLAKEEIKLLGGVDDEVQKLQDKLGFIKAIMDDAEERHAVKQRTEKLWLGKLQDKYYEMDDVLDTWSTARIKAKIEKEEGKPEIEEEGGKPADITTPAVVKKKVSSFFPSPSCCFNLPLRHDLGHKIKTLNEKLDGIFNDREKYGINFNRQPEVVERPITTSFVDESNIIGRDNYREELLSNLLGVGSPKERKPRVISLVGMGGLGKTTLAQIAYNHSEVKAHFDQRMWVCVSDPFDQCKVAKAIIQELVPTHESLNNTTSTLQALLRIVCDLIRDKKYFLVFDDVWAKDSIKESEKWEPFKNALTCGAGSKILVTTRNEEVAHMMGSAKTDIINLGNLSVEHCWLIINKMAFSDDYGEQSRDLEELGKQLANKCKGLPLAAKILGSYLRGKMSKKEWEKVLHDDLWKLEDLENGLLGPFFLSYYELSSSEKQCFLFCAVFPKDYQFNKFELIINWMAQGYINSKGNMEMEVRAEHYFENLAMRSFFQDFKKDDNDGEIVSCKMHDIVHDFAESMAKDVCFKINYRGDKVEKDFKRARHLSLIFRGTFPEFVYEAKNLRFLNLDFISSRIVQPKLFDHLTCLRTLHLEGESILELPNEVEKLMHLRLLKLSCEEIEELPESICNLCNLQSLDVSNCLELEKLPKGIGKLINLRHLLLPDERCESFDDGIIGHKIMSFPKGFGRLTCLKALGYFPVGKGEEICKLGELEHLNHIQGKLQIYGLSDVVDSGAIKNTLKNKNHLRVLYLNFYTLDKMEGEEEETEEERRRKMEKDVAILNALEPPPRLESLKIYFYKGTTMYPNWMMSKLTYLKSLMIKFCPNLEQLPPLGKLPLLEELWIEFARMIRKVGDEFLGIDIEEEELSESSKDIIIFPNLKSLEFIGLHKWEEWSGMGGTIEEEEEEDNSANAFVTNNTPKIKIMPLLHSLGIRNCGKLKSLPDYLRNTPLLQELYISGCPILKQRCERGRGDYWPNISHIPNIKIHYNMFGLQRDGQLPESIDSEMHDDSDQMHVDAEEAGESSYSFCESCYLPWIGLQGCHRTRCLQGSASERHVGQVGQGSMLPKH from the coding sequence ATGAAGAAGCACAAACTCAACCGCACTATTGCTAATTTCCTACTTTCTGTTCATTTCTTGCTGTGTTATCAATCCAAACTTAACTTTCAGTCTCCATTAACTATGGCAGCTGATGCACTACTTACTGATCTCTTTAAGCAGTTGGCTTCAACCATTTTTCAGCTGGCTAAAGAAGAGATCAAGTTGCTTGGTGGCGTTGATGATGAAGTCCAAAAGCTTCAAGACAAGCTCGGATTCATCAAGGCAATAATGGACGATGCCGAGGAAAGACATGCAGTGAAGCAGCGTACTGAGAAGCTTTGGTTAGGGAAGCTCCAAGACAAATACTACGAGATGGACGACGTTTTGGACACCTGGAGCACTGCAAGGATCAAAGCAAagatagagaaagaagaaggaaaaccaGAGATAGAGGAAGAAGGAGGAAAACCAGCTGATATTACCACTCCAGCTGTTGTGAAGAAGAAGGTAAGCTCCTTCTTCCCATCTCCATCATGTTGTTTTAACCTTCCACTGCGTCATGATCTTGGTCACAAGATTAAAACACTGAATGAAAAATTAGATGGGATTTTCAATGACAGAGAGAAGTATGGGATTAACTTTAACAGGCAACCTGAAGTAGTTGAGCGACCGATAACTACATCCTTTGTGGATGAGTCTAATATAATTGGTCGTGATAACTATAGGGAGGAGCTGTTGAGCAACCTCTTGGGCGTGGGTAGTCCAAAGGAAAGAAAACCCCGTGTCATATCTTTGGTGGGCATGGGAGGTCTTGGAAAAACCACTCTTGCCCAAATAGCCTACAATCATAGTGAGGTGAAGGCCCATTTTGATCAaaggatgtgggtttgtgtttctgaTCCTTTTGATCAATGCAAGGTTGCCAAAGCAATCATTCAGGAGCTTGTCCCTACACATGAATCCCTTAATAATACTACTTCTACATTGCAAGCTCTATTGCGTATAGTTTGTGATTTGATTAGGGACAAGAAGtactttcttgtttttgatGATGTGTGGGCTAAAGACTCCATAAAAGAGTCTGAAAAGTGGGAGCCTTTCAAAAATGCTCTCACATGTGGTGCCGGTAGTAAAATTTTAGTCACCACACGTAATGAGGAAGTAGCGCACATGATGGGGAGCGCCAAAACCGACATTATCAATTTAGGGAATTTGTCAGTCGAGCATTGCTGGTTGATTATCAATAAAATGGCATTTTCTGATGACTATGGAGAGCAAAGTAGGGATTTAGAAGAGTTGGGTAAACAACTAGCAAATAAGTGTAAAGGTTTGCCACTTGCTGCAAAGATTCTAGGGAGTTACCTACGTGGCAAGATGAGTAAAAAAGAGTGGGAAAAGGTTTTGCACGATGATTTATGGAAATTAGAAGATCTTGAAAATGGTCTTTTGGGGCcattttttttgagttattatGAATTGTCCTCATCAGAGAAACaatgtttcttattttgtgcTGTCTTTCCAAAAGATTATCAATTCAATAAATTTGAGTTAATCATCAATTGGATGGCACAAGGATATATCAACTCAAAAGGAAATATGGAGATGGAAGTCAGAGCAGAGCACTACTTTGAAAATTTAGCCATGCGCTCTTTTTTTCAAGACTTTAAGAAAGATGATAATGATGGTGAAATTGTAAGTTGCAAAATGCACGATATAGTGCATGACTTTGCGGAATCAATGGCTAAAGATGTGTgcttcaaaatcaattatagGGGTGACAAGGTTGAGAAAGACTTTAAGAGGGCTCGCCATTTGTCTTTAATATTCAGAGGAACATTTCCTGAGTTTGTCTATGAAGCGAAAAATCTACGCTTtctaaatttggattttatttcttCTCGGATTGTCCAACCCAAGTTATTCGACCATTTGACATGTCTACGTACATTACATTTGGAAGGTGAGTCCATTTTGGAACTTCCAAATGAGGTGGAAAAATTGATGCATTTAAGATTACTCAAGTTATCTTGTGAAGAGATAGAAGAATTGCCAGAAAGTATAtgtaatttatgtaatttacaAAGTTTGGATGTTAGTAATTGTTTGGAACTAGAGAAATTACCCAAGGGGATAGgtaaactaattaatttaagaCACCTCCTCCTCCCGGATGAACGTTGTGAATCTTTTGATGATGGCATTATTGGGCATAAAATAATGTCGTTTCCGAAGGGATTTGGGAGATTAACTTGTCTTAAAGCATTAGGATACTTTCCTGTAGGTAAGGGCGAAGAAATATGTAAACTGGGAGAATTAGAACATTTGAACCACATTCAAGGGAAACTTCAAATATACGGGTTGAGTGATGTGGTAGATTCTGGTGCGATCAAGAATACATTGAAGAACAAGAACCACCTCCGTGTTTTGTATCTAAATTTTTACACATTAGATAAAATGGAAGGGGAAGAGGAAGAGacagaggaagaaagaagaagaaaaatggagaaAGATGTAGCCATTCTAAATGCCTTAGAGCCACCTCCCCGCTTGGaatctttaaaaatttatttttataagggCACCACAATGTATCCTAATTGGATGATGTCCAAATTGACCTATTTGAAAAGCCTTATGATCAAATTTTGCCCAAACCTAGAGCAGTTGCCTCCTTTGGGGAAGCTGCCGTTGCTCGAAGAATTATGGATAGAGTTCGCTCGAATGATTCGAAAGGTGGGAGATGAATTTTTGGGAATAgacatagaagaagaagaattatcAGAATCATCCAAAGACATCATCATATTCCCAAACCTTAAATCTCTCGAATTTATTGGATTGCATAAGTGGGAAGAATGGAGTGGGATGGGAGGaacaatagaagaagaagaagaagaagataatagtGCTAATGCTTTTGTTACTAATAAtactccaaaaattaaaataatgccaCTTCTTCATTCCTTGGGAATTCGGAATTGCGGCAAGCTAAAGTCTCTGCCAGACTACCTGCGTAATACTCCATTACTACAGGAATTGTATATCTCTGGATGTCCAATTCTCAAGCAGCGTTGCGAAAGAGGGAGAGGAGATTACTGGCCCAACATTTCTCACATTCCAAACATCAAAATTCATTATAATATGTTTGGGTTGCAAAGAGACGGTCAACTTCCAGAGAGCATTGATTCAGAG